A DNA window from Mucilaginibacter xinganensis contains the following coding sequences:
- a CDS encoding glycosyl transferase family 90, giving the protein MVFKKIVEEIKRNKAVYYSKNILRQIIPTIFYQRSLNKKLLLIGRYDSNTVHDRVNYYNKLKQPTPIGDNATVLKEMQIFKSPKTYNFDAFEYLRYFKGSLRANFLFGDITHIANVPSLQKSRPIAGDNSNAVLLKLDKKRHFFFVKDKKLYSDKKNMLIGRGTIYQPHREKFMEMYFDNPLCDLGQVNKKGGNLKWLKPPISIDQHLQYKFILSLEGNDVATNLKWIMSSNSIAVMPKPKYETWFMEGRLIPGFHYIEIKDDYTDLIEKLNYYAGHIDEAEQIISNAKAFVTQFLDQQQEAVISLLVLQKYFAKTMQQV; this is encoded by the coding sequence ATGGTTTTTAAAAAAATAGTCGAAGAAATTAAAAGGAATAAAGCTGTTTATTATTCTAAAAATATTCTGCGTCAAATTATCCCGACAATATTTTACCAGCGCTCATTAAATAAAAAGTTACTATTAATCGGCAGATACGATAGTAACACAGTGCATGACCGCGTAAACTACTACAACAAACTTAAACAGCCAACGCCAATAGGGGATAACGCTACGGTATTAAAAGAGATGCAGATTTTTAAGAGCCCCAAAACCTATAATTTCGATGCTTTTGAATATCTGCGTTATTTTAAAGGAAGCCTTAGAGCTAATTTTCTTTTTGGAGATATTACTCATATCGCCAATGTGCCGTCCCTGCAAAAAAGCAGGCCCATAGCTGGCGACAATTCAAACGCCGTGTTATTGAAGCTGGATAAAAAACGCCATTTCTTTTTTGTAAAGGATAAAAAACTGTATAGCGATAAAAAGAACATGTTGATTGGCCGCGGCACTATATACCAGCCACACAGGGAAAAATTTATGGAAATGTATTTTGATAATCCGTTATGTGATTTGGGGCAGGTGAACAAAAAAGGTGGTAATTTGAAATGGCTCAAACCGCCTATTTCTATTGATCAGCACTTGCAGTATAAATTTATTTTAAGTTTGGAAGGCAATGATGTTGCTACCAACTTAAAATGGATTATGTCGTCAAATTCAATTGCGGTAATGCCAAAACCGAAATATGAAACATGGTTTATGGAAGGGCGGTTAATTCCTGGTTTCCATTACATAGAAATTAAAGACGATTATACTGATCTGATTGAAAAACTTAATTATTATGCGGGGCACATTGACGAAGCCGAGCAAATTATAAGCAATGCTAAAGCTTTTGTAACACAGTTTCTTGATCAGCAACAGGAGGCTGTTATATCCCTGCTGGTATTGCAAAAGTACTTTGCCAAAACCATGCAGCAAGTTTAA
- a CDS encoding BaiN/RdsA family NAD(P)/FAD-dependent oxidoreductase, whose amino-acid sequence MTANLTKQTDFDAIIIGGGACGLMCAVQAGFLGKRTLVIEKNEKVGAKILISGGGRCNYTNLYTSAQQFISTNEHFSKSTLSQWTVEDTISFFETYGITGKEKTLGQLFPESDNARDVVKVFTSLCLDLGQEIWTGAEVKEIEQAEGGFVVSVERDGRTESLVAPKVVIASGGLPIPKMGATDFGLRMARHFGLRISETAPALVPLTITGKDQPWYEQLSGNSIFCRVWNDRISFEENILFTHWGLSGPAILQISSYWRPGEYIYIDLLPNHNIGELIKQEREANGKKMLLAYLANLFTRKFAEALSDKLPVDKNLASLSKTEIESIGQLIHEFKVKPAGDKGYDKAEVMRGGVATDELSSKTLEVKKIPGMYYGGECVDVTGWLGGYNFQWAWASGFVIAQNL is encoded by the coding sequence ATGACAGCAAATTTAACAAAACAAACAGATTTTGACGCTATAATTATTGGCGGCGGCGCCTGCGGACTAATGTGCGCCGTACAGGCCGGCTTTTTAGGCAAGCGAACGCTGGTGATTGAGAAAAATGAAAAGGTAGGTGCCAAGATCCTGATCAGCGGGGGCGGGCGGTGCAACTACACTAACCTGTATACCTCGGCGCAGCAGTTTATTTCAACTAATGAGCATTTCAGCAAATCAACACTTTCGCAATGGACGGTTGAGGATACCATCAGCTTTTTTGAAACCTATGGCATAACAGGTAAGGAGAAAACCCTTGGTCAGCTTTTCCCGGAGAGTGACAATGCCCGGGATGTGGTAAAGGTATTTACCTCGCTATGTTTAGATTTGGGGCAGGAAATCTGGACCGGTGCCGAAGTAAAAGAGATAGAACAGGCTGAAGGTGGCTTTGTTGTTTCAGTAGAACGAGACGGAAGAACGGAAAGCCTGGTGGCGCCAAAGGTGGTGATCGCCTCGGGTGGTTTGCCCATCCCCAAGATGGGTGCTACGGATTTTGGATTGCGAATGGCAAGACACTTTGGCCTGAGAATTAGTGAAACCGCACCGGCGCTGGTACCGCTTACCATAACCGGCAAAGACCAGCCCTGGTACGAGCAGCTATCTGGTAACAGTATTTTTTGCCGCGTTTGGAACGACAGGATCAGCTTTGAAGAGAATATCCTGTTTACACATTGGGGATTAAGCGGCCCGGCTATACTGCAGATTTCGTCGTATTGGCGACCTGGAGAATATATTTATATAGATTTGCTGCCTAACCACAATATAGGCGAGCTGATAAAACAGGAGCGGGAAGCAAATGGCAAAAAAATGCTGCTCGCTTATCTCGCAAACCTTTTTACCCGCAAATTTGCAGAGGCGCTGAGTGACAAATTACCCGTTGATAAAAACCTGGCATCATTAAGTAAAACCGAGATAGAAAGCATCGGCCAATTGATCCACGAGTTTAAGGTGAAACCTGCAGGAGATAAGGGTTATGATAAAGCAGAGGTGATGCGCGGCGGCGTAGCAACAGACGAACTGTCGTCAAAAACGCTCGAAGTTAAAAAGATCCCCGGCATGTATTATGGCGGAGAATGCGTGGATGTTACGGGCTGGCTGGGTGGTTATAATTTTCAATGGGCCTGGGCAAGCGGATTTGTGATAGCGCAAAATTTATAA
- a CDS encoding NADH-quinone oxidoreductase subunit A yields the protein MAEVSQISEFGKILIFLITGIIMVCVAFSINKLLAPHNPNPEKLTSYECGEETTGNAWLPFNSRFYVIALVFLLFDVEMVFIFPWATVFGSHEINNYEPRWGWLALTEMFIFLGILILGLVYVWVKGDLDWIKPKPIVPTTDTFIPKSLYEKLNAEQSVYKVRAFALTPVPSVPLETVLTKGTAGTNETPGTSGTGGTSGTPGTQPIRKPMFKPTFKKPGNEQ from the coding sequence ATGGCTGAAGTGTCGCAAATATCAGAATTTGGAAAGATACTTATCTTCCTTATTACAGGAATAATAATGGTATGCGTGGCTTTTTCTATAAATAAGCTGCTTGCACCCCATAATCCCAATCCTGAAAAGCTTACGTCGTACGAATGCGGCGAAGAAACAACAGGCAACGCATGGCTGCCGTTTAATTCACGCTTTTATGTGATAGCGCTGGTGTTCCTGTTGTTTGATGTCGAGATGGTTTTCATTTTTCCATGGGCTACAGTGTTTGGCAGTCACGAGATCAACAATTATGAGCCACGCTGGGGATGGCTGGCATTGACAGAAATGTTTATTTTTTTAGGGATCCTGATCCTGGGGCTGGTGTACGTTTGGGTGAAAGGCGACCTGGACTGGATAAAACCGAAGCCAATCGTTCCAACAACCGATACTTTTATTCCGAAATCACTTTATGAAAAGCTGAACGCGGAACAAAGCGTTTACAAAGTAAGGGCATTTGCGCTTACACCTGTTCCATCTGTTCCACTTGAAACAGTGTTAACAAAGGGAACAGCAGGAACAAATGAAACACCCGGAACAAGTGGAACAGGTGGAACAAGCGGAACACCCGGAACGCAGCCAATAAGAAAACCCATGTTTAAACCAACTTTTAAAAAACCTGGCAATGAGCAGTGA
- a CDS encoding NADH-quinone oxidoreductase subunit B produces the protein MSSELTSENGGVIITKMNDLLNWSRLSSLWPLSFGIACCAIEFMGAFASTYDLDRYGVFPRPSARQADVIIIAGTVTFKMAERIKRLYEQMPEPKYVISMGSCSNCGGPYWQHGYHVVKGVDRVIPVDVYVQGCPPRPEALIGAILELQKKIEGEKLLGGVRKPEKTESPEVEERV, from the coding sequence ATGAGCAGTGAACTGACAAGTGAGAACGGCGGCGTTATAATAACCAAAATGAATGACCTGCTTAACTGGTCGCGGTTATCATCTTTATGGCCCTTAAGCTTCGGCATAGCCTGCTGCGCCATTGAGTTTATGGGGGCTTTTGCCTCTACCTACGACCTTGACCGGTATGGCGTATTCCCCCGCCCGTCGGCCCGCCAGGCGGATGTTATTATTATCGCAGGGACGGTTACCTTTAAAATGGCCGAACGCATAAAACGCCTTTACGAGCAAATGCCCGAGCCCAAGTATGTAATCTCAATGGGCTCATGTTCCAACTGTGGGGGGCCTTACTGGCAGCATGGCTACCATGTAGTAAAAGGCGTGGACAGGGTGATCCCGGTTGATGTATACGTGCAGGGCTGCCCACCCAGACCGGAAGCACTAATAGGCGCTATATTAGAGTTGCAGAAAAAAATTGAAGGGGAGAAATTGTTAGGGGGAGTCCGGAAGCCGGAAAAGACCGAAAGTCCGGAAGTTGAAGAAAGGGTATAA
- a CDS encoding molybdopterin-dependent oxidoreductase has translation MKEKKRMTRRRAIFAGITSAGALLLSGCLKKMPPTYGNLLRMGDNLTYMAQRGLLSQRALAMEYQKSDITSFPVTDIGDPADPASKAAYSKEYQELQRYNFKDWALSVEGCVAKPGKYSMEELKKLGERTQITRHTCEEGWSAIAEWTGVPLGTLLQHAGILPAARFVCIYGFDNYGESIDMLDAFHPQTILAHTMNGESLPARNGAPVRLRVETQIGYKNVKYLQRIVVTDKFVDAGPDISNGWSWYTGI, from the coding sequence ATGAAAGAAAAAAAACGCATGACCAGGCGCCGGGCCATTTTTGCAGGGATTACCTCAGCCGGCGCACTGCTTCTTTCGGGATGCTTAAAAAAGATGCCTCCCACTTATGGTAATTTGCTGCGTATGGGGGATAACCTGACCTATATGGCCCAGCGCGGCTTACTTTCGCAGCGGGCATTGGCCATGGAGTATCAAAAAAGCGATATAACTTCGTTTCCGGTTACCGATATCGGCGACCCTGCCGACCCGGCCAGCAAGGCCGCTTATAGCAAAGAATACCAGGAACTGCAACGCTATAACTTTAAAGACTGGGCGCTGTCCGTAGAGGGTTGTGTAGCCAAACCGGGCAAATATTCAATGGAGGAGTTAAAAAAACTTGGAGAGCGCACACAAATCACCCGTCATACTTGCGAAGAGGGCTGGAGCGCCATTGCCGAGTGGACCGGCGTACCACTGGGTACCCTGTTGCAGCATGCCGGTATTTTACCGGCTGCACGTTTTGTGTGTATTTATGGTTTTGATAACTATGGCGAGAGTATTGATATGTTAGACGCTTTTCACCCCCAAACTATCCTGGCGCATACGATGAACGGCGAAAGCCTTCCTGCCCGTAATGGGGCACCCGTTCGCTTACGGGTAGAGACCCAAATTGGCTATAAAAATGTTAAGTACCTGCAGCGGATTGTAGTAACCGATAAATTTGTCGACGCCGGGCCCGATATTTCCAATGGGTGGTCGTGGTATACGGGGATATGA
- a CDS encoding cytochrome b/b6 domain-containing protein — translation MGNGQHKRWVKSAHFIITLSFLALTVSGYVILMSHPRLYWGKAGNDLTPALFELPISRNYHHGGWEKRIQFKHLANSQISAVRTYNIFNQNGWGRSTHFLAAWFLVITGLIYLFTGIFSGYFRSNLAPQTRELSFRLFWQDFLSHFRKQAYTGGQYGLLQKITYLAVIFFLFPVVILTGFTMSPAITASYPFLLKIFFGHQSARTIHFFSASALLLFLLVHVVMVVRSGFKRNVLAITFSS, via the coding sequence ATGGGAAACGGCCAGCATAAGCGTTGGGTAAAGAGCGCACATTTTATCATTACTTTAAGTTTCCTGGCGCTTACCGTTAGTGGCTATGTTATCCTGATGTCGCATCCCCGGCTTTATTGGGGCAAGGCAGGCAACGATCTTACGCCGGCATTGTTCGAACTGCCCATCAGCCGCAATTACCACCACGGCGGCTGGGAAAAGCGCATCCAGTTTAAACACCTGGCTAATTCGCAAATAAGTGCAGTGCGCACTTACAATATTTTTAACCAGAACGGCTGGGGGCGCAGTACCCATTTCCTGGCGGCATGGTTTTTAGTAATAACAGGTCTCATTTATTTATTCACCGGTATTTTCAGCGGTTATTTCCGCAGCAATCTGGCGCCACAAACCCGGGAACTTAGTTTTAGGCTCTTCTGGCAGGATTTCCTGAGCCATTTCCGCAAGCAAGCATACACCGGGGGCCAATATGGGCTGCTGCAAAAAATCACCTACCTGGCGGTTATATTTTTCCTGTTCCCGGTTGTTATCTTGACCGGCTTCACCATGTCGCCCGCTATTACCGCATCCTACCCCTTCCTGCTAAAAATATTTTTTGGCCATCAATCTGCGCGTACCATTCACTTTTTTTCTGCCAGCGCGCTGCTGTTATTTCTGTTGGTGCATGTGGTAATGGTTGTCAGATCGGGTTTTAAACGAAACGTACTTGCAATTACTTTTAGCAGCTAA
- a CDS encoding alpha/beta hydrolase translates to MKKILNIVLVLVCIISLIDNSFAQSINPKLAIFPTGTTLIGDIPYANDTLKKHLLDIYLPPVKKSAYPFIVWIHGGAWMLNDKYADMGYMTKTLKAFADSGYAVASIDYRYSTTAVFPAQIRDCNQAVEFLYNNAAKYNLDKNRIALIGFSAGGHLASLLAVSNNNNIKEFYPNGEKPKFKIKLCLDFYGPADFASLKGNDSPDAKSPITLLLGATVASRPDLAKTASPVTYIDKNDPPFLIVQGEKDESVNPAQSELMSSRLKQAGVKNQLIIVKDAPHYGVMFDSDNIRKSVFMLLDMYMK, encoded by the coding sequence ATGAAAAAAATATTAAATATTGTTCTTGTCCTGGTTTGTATTATCAGTTTAATTGATAATTCTTTCGCTCAATCTATCAACCCAAAACTGGCCATCTTCCCAACCGGCACTACCTTAATAGGTGATATCCCCTACGCCAATGATACGCTAAAAAAGCATCTGCTTGATATTTACCTGCCACCGGTTAAAAAGTCAGCCTATCCTTTTATTGTATGGATCCATGGCGGTGCATGGATGCTGAATGATAAATATGCAGATATGGGCTACATGACAAAAACCCTGAAAGCTTTTGCCGACAGTGGGTACGCCGTAGCATCAATTGACTACCGGTACAGTACAACAGCTGTGTTCCCGGCGCAGATCAGGGATTGCAACCAGGCCGTGGAGTTTTTATATAATAATGCAGCTAAATACAACCTGGATAAAAACCGCATCGCATTGATCGGCTTTTCTGCGGGCGGGCACCTGGCCTCATTACTCGCGGTTTCAAACAATAACAACATCAAAGAATTTTATCCTAACGGTGAAAAACCGAAGTTCAAAATAAAGCTATGCCTGGATTTTTACGGCCCGGCTGATTTTGCAAGCCTTAAAGGTAACGACAGCCCCGACGCTAAGTCCCCTATCACCCTATTATTGGGAGCAACAGTTGCCAGTCGCCCTGATTTGGCAAAAACGGCAAGCCCTGTAACCTATATAGATAAAAATGATCCGCCATTCCTGATTGTCCAGGGCGAAAAAGACGAGTCGGTAAATCCAGCCCAATCTGAACTGATGAGCAGCCGATTAAAACAAGCGGGGGTTAAAAACCAATTGATAATTGTTAAAGACGCGCCCCATTACGGGGTGATGTTCGATTCAGATAATATCCGTAAAAGCGTTTTCATGCTTTTAGATATGTATATGAAATAG
- a CDS encoding fasciclin domain-containing protein has translation MKKSFLIIAAAISIGLVSNNVFAQTQPTQPKPMPTQPAPTQPAPTQPAPTPAQPPQTTTQPPATATPGAKADSVKDIQATLANVADLSTLVGAIKAANLDATLQGAGPFTVFAPGNAAFAALPKAKLDSLMKDPTKLAALVKGHVIAGKFDKAAIIKALTNATKTATLKTVDGQTITIAVVDKKLQLKDAQGNTAEVTSFDTPASNGVIHGINGVLMTK, from the coding sequence ATGAAAAAATCGTTTTTAATTATAGCAGCAGCTATATCAATAGGATTGGTATCAAATAATGTATTTGCGCAAACGCAACCAACGCAGCCAAAGCCGATGCCAACACAGCCGGCTCCAACGCAACCTGCGCCTACGCAGCCCGCACCAACGCCTGCACAGCCTCCGCAAACAACTACACAGCCACCTGCAACCGCTACCCCGGGTGCAAAGGCCGATTCAGTGAAAGATATTCAGGCTACATTAGCCAACGTAGCAGACCTTTCAACATTGGTGGGTGCAATTAAGGCAGCAAATTTAGATGCTACTTTACAGGGTGCTGGCCCGTTCACAGTATTTGCGCCGGGTAATGCTGCATTTGCTGCCCTGCCTAAAGCAAAGCTTGATAGCCTGATGAAAGATCCCACTAAACTGGCAGCATTGGTAAAAGGCCATGTAATTGCCGGTAAGTTTGATAAGGCCGCAATTATTAAAGCCCTTACTAACGCTACCAAAACGGCGACATTGAAAACTGTCGACGGGCAAACCATTACCATTGCTGTAGTGGATAAAAAATTGCAGCTTAAGGATGCACAAGGCAATACTGCCGAAGTAACTTCATTTGATACGCCTGCATCCAACGGCGTAATCCATGGAATCAACGGTGTGTTGATGACTAAATAA
- a CDS encoding isocitrate/isopropylmalate family dehydrogenase: MKTKIAVANGDGIGPEIMKAVLRVFEANNVPLEYEFVEMGKSYFDAGHSTGMTTAAKETIENLGILFKGPMETPKGKGVKSINVTARKVWNTYANQRDFRTLKGVETVFSKAGIPINLTIIRENIEDTYGGIEHLLTYDVAVGRRIITRPGSAQVIRYAFEMAKRKGYTKLACAHKANIMKLTDGLFLETFLEIAKEYPEIQSSDIIVDDLCMKLVTQPQNFQAIVLTNLQGDIVSDLCAGLVGGLGFAPSANIGDNISIFEAVHGTAPDITGKGIANPTALMLSGILMLRYMGFTENAATIENALLYTLEQGVHTGDFGDKLKPSVDTSGFADAVISNLGMIPADGGVVAQANMQLKANAHHHTLTKNKLTVTKGIKEEMVGVDVFVEAGNLQPAELAALAKKRLTDNFDVVMISNRGTQVWPTGSIFTELVNEYRVRFEKKAGKEVSQKELLHIAAAFSEDVKVCSVEFLMKFGGKIGYTLAQGQ, translated from the coding sequence ATGAAAACTAAAATAGCCGTAGCTAACGGCGATGGTATAGGGCCTGAAATAATGAAGGCCGTGCTTCGGGTTTTTGAAGCAAACAACGTTCCCCTTGAGTATGAATTTGTTGAAATGGGGAAATCATATTTTGATGCCGGACACTCCACCGGGATGACAACTGCCGCTAAAGAAACTATAGAAAACCTCGGCATCCTGTTTAAAGGGCCTATGGAGACCCCAAAAGGAAAAGGTGTTAAAAGTATAAACGTTACCGCCCGCAAGGTTTGGAATACTTATGCCAACCAGCGCGATTTCAGAACACTCAAAGGGGTTGAAACTGTTTTTTCAAAAGCCGGTATCCCTATCAATCTTACCATCATCCGCGAAAATATTGAAGATACTTATGGCGGCATAGAGCATTTGTTGACCTATGATGTTGCCGTGGGCCGGCGGATAATTACCCGGCCAGGTTCGGCACAGGTGATCCGTTATGCTTTTGAAATGGCTAAACGAAAAGGCTATACCAAACTGGCTTGCGCCCACAAGGCCAATATCATGAAACTTACCGACGGGCTTTTCCTGGAAACGTTCCTGGAAATAGCAAAAGAGTACCCGGAGATTCAATCGTCGGATATTATTGTTGACGACCTTTGTATGAAGCTGGTTACCCAGCCGCAAAATTTCCAGGCTATTGTTTTAACAAACCTGCAAGGCGATATTGTGTCAGACCTGTGCGCAGGTTTAGTTGGCGGCCTTGGTTTTGCGCCATCGGCTAATATTGGCGATAATATTTCCATTTTTGAGGCTGTACACGGTACAGCGCCCGATATTACGGGCAAAGGCATAGCTAACCCAACCGCTTTAATGCTGTCGGGCATATTGATGCTGCGTTACATGGGCTTTACAGAAAATGCTGCCACCATTGAAAATGCCTTGCTTTACACTTTGGAACAAGGGGTACATACCGGTGATTTTGGCGACAAGTTGAAACCATCGGTTGACACCAGCGGTTTTGCTGATGCGGTTATTTCGAATTTGGGCATGATCCCTGCCGACGGCGGTGTTGTAGCCCAGGCTAATATGCAGTTGAAAGCCAATGCCCATCACCACACCCTCACAAAAAATAAGCTGACGGTTACAAAAGGTATTAAGGAAGAAATGGTTGGGGTAGATGTGTTTGTGGAAGCCGGTAACCTGCAGCCTGCTGAACTGGCGGCTTTAGCCAAAAAGCGCTTAACTGATAACTTTGATGTGGTGATGATCTCTAACAGGGGTACGCAGGTTTGGCCGACAGGTTCCATATTTACAGAGCTGGTTAATGAGTACCGGGTGCGTTTTGAGAAGAAAGCGGGTAAAGAGGTTAGCCAAAAGGAGTTGCTTCACATAGCCGCCGCCTTTTCTGAAGATGTTAAGGTATGCTCAGTTGAGTTCCTGATGAAATTTGGTGGTAAGATAGGTTATACGCTGGCCCAGGGGCAATAA